The Posidoniimonas corsicana genome has a window encoding:
- a CDS encoding heavy-metal-associated domain-containing protein: protein MHNRFTRLAAAATLIACVPAAPAARPTAPPNAAITITAEKMCCQGCARKVSGKLYTVKGVKSVSVDLPTHTVTVSLPRQDIATVGALCDAVRQGVDGPATVTTAAAAYKLAPAESDDQAAELKKMGGTQRVVIDNLHCQGCARKIASRLYTIKGVTKVEVDMSQETLTVRTHAKAEISPWQTAAAVAQAGERPIAVTGAFGRLTIEYAEAATPKDHQAQNPVSGGIQR from the coding sequence ATGCATAACCGCTTTACCCGACTGGCCGCGGCGGCGACCCTGATCGCCTGCGTGCCGGCGGCCCCGGCCGCCCGGCCCACCGCCCCACCCAACGCAGCGATCACCATCACCGCCGAGAAGATGTGCTGCCAGGGCTGTGCGCGGAAGGTGTCCGGCAAGCTCTACACCGTCAAAGGAGTGAAGTCGGTGAGCGTCGACCTGCCGACCCACACGGTCACGGTCTCGCTCCCGCGGCAGGACATCGCCACCGTCGGCGCGCTGTGCGACGCGGTGCGGCAGGGCGTCGACGGCCCCGCCACGGTGACCACCGCCGCGGCGGCCTACAAGCTGGCGCCCGCCGAGTCCGACGACCAGGCCGCCGAGCTCAAGAAGATGGGCGGCACGCAGCGCGTCGTGATCGACAACCTGCACTGCCAGGGCTGCGCGCGGAAGATCGCGTCGCGGCTGTACACCATCAAGGGCGTGACCAAGGTCGAGGTCGACATGTCCCAAGAGACACTGACCGTCCGGACGCACGCGAAAGCGGAAATCTCGCCTTGGCAGACCGCCGCGGCCGTCGCGCAGGCCGGCGAACGCCCGATCGCCGTGACCGGCGCCTTCGGCAGGCTCACGATCGAGTACGCCGAGGCGGCCACGCCCAAGGACCACCAAGCCCAGAACCCCGTCAGCGGAGGCATCCAAAGATGA
- a CDS encoding ABC transporter permease, which yields MLTKRLLPWDYGVRNLFRRPARTALTLGGLTIVVLLVLVVVGFIRGLERSLAATGSPGVALVYSLSSAADIENSSIPGRTATLLSASVEGVRRTHGVECVSPELYLGTRVRTAGLRQPGMGLVRGVTTSAPLVRDRVQLIEGAWPQAGEVLAGRLAHSKLGASEQDLRIGQQIEFDGQTWTVSGRFAAAGSAFESEVWAPLADLQTALKRQDLSLVAVKMQSQDAIADVDMFCRERVDLELKAVAETDYYASLQKHYKPVRMLGWVVVALVAGSGVFAGLNTMYGAVVGRVRELATLQAIGYRRRAILLTLVQEATLLACAGALGACLLGLLLVDGLAVRFTMGAFMLRVDSVGIAVACGVAALLGVIGALPPAAKAMRLPVVEAIKAI from the coding sequence ATGCTCACCAAGCGACTACTCCCGTGGGACTACGGCGTGCGAAACCTGTTCCGCCGCCCGGCCCGCACTGCGCTCACGCTGGGCGGGCTGACCATCGTGGTGCTGCTGGTGCTGGTGGTGGTCGGCTTCATCCGCGGGCTGGAGCGGTCGCTCGCCGCGACCGGCAGCCCGGGCGTGGCGCTGGTGTACTCGCTGTCGTCGGCGGCGGACATCGAGAACTCTTCCATCCCCGGGCGGACCGCCACCCTGCTTTCCGCCAGCGTCGAAGGGGTGCGGCGGACCCACGGCGTGGAGTGCGTCTCGCCTGAGCTGTACCTCGGCACGCGGGTCCGGACCGCCGGGCTGCGGCAGCCGGGGATGGGTTTGGTGCGGGGCGTGACCACCTCGGCGCCGCTGGTGCGCGACCGGGTGCAGCTGATCGAGGGCGCGTGGCCCCAGGCCGGTGAGGTGCTGGCGGGCCGGCTGGCGCACTCGAAGCTCGGCGCTAGCGAACAGGACCTGCGGATCGGCCAGCAGATCGAGTTCGACGGCCAGACCTGGACCGTCAGCGGGCGGTTCGCGGCCGCGGGCTCGGCGTTCGAGTCCGAGGTGTGGGCGCCGCTAGCGGACCTGCAGACGGCGCTCAAGCGGCAGGACCTGAGCCTGGTGGCGGTCAAGATGCAGTCGCAGGACGCGATCGCCGACGTCGACATGTTCTGCCGCGAGCGGGTCGACCTGGAGCTCAAAGCGGTGGCCGAGACCGACTACTACGCGTCGCTGCAGAAGCACTACAAGCCGGTCCGCATGCTCGGCTGGGTGGTGGTGGCGCTGGTCGCCGGGTCCGGCGTGTTCGCCGGGCTCAACACGATGTACGGCGCCGTGGTGGGCCGCGTCCGCGAGCTGGCCACGCTGCAGGCCATCGGCTACCGGCGGCGGGCGATCCTGCTGACGCTGGTGCAGGAGGCCACCCTGCTGGCCTGCGCCGGCGCCCTAGGCGCCTGCCTGCTGGGCCTGCTGCTGGTGGACGGCCTGGCGGTGCGGTTCACGATGGGCGCGTTCATGCTGCGGGTCGACAGCGTCGGCATCGCGGTGGCGTGCGGCGTGGCGGCGTTGCTGGGGGTCATCGGCGCGCTGCCGCCGGCGGCCAAGGCGATGCGGCTGCCGGTGGTCGAGGCGATCAAGGCGATCTAA
- a CDS encoding efflux RND transporter periplasmic adaptor subunit, producing the protein MATSAPQLDLSQLAVDRGKPAPARLRVRRAWLTRYVLPAAILCGFLALFAWAARDTFLPAQPVTITPVVVSRAEVTQEGAPLFQAAGWVEPRPTPVVAAALAPGVIDQMLVVEGDQVERGQPVAKLIDVDTRLELANARSQHNLQLAELDRARAKLTAAETNLAQPVALQAKLAESDAQLAETARELNNLPYAIQAARTQLELAEVNVRRKEQAGDAISGRLLREARAQLETAANAVKELASREPTLRVQRESLQRKRDAVASQLELLTEERRAVAEAQASVAAAESRVEQTRLAVEAAELRLERMVIRSPIDGCVLSVNAHPGEWLSDIRSSSTHGASAVVSLYDPKSLQVRVDVRLEDVPQVQIGQPTEIATAALAKPIAGRVISVTPQADIQKNTLQVKVAVADPPAVIKPEMLAKVTFLAPPTPTQEDEDASPPLRLFVPQSLVSAADGASAVWVVDLTEGVARRRPVQVGRGAAEDGLLEITSGLSPTDKLIVGGRETLTDGARVRVAGEDNGGATTNQTS; encoded by the coding sequence ATGGCGACCAGCGCCCCACAACTCGACCTCAGCCAGCTTGCCGTCGACCGCGGCAAGCCAGCGCCCGCGCGGCTGCGGGTGCGTCGCGCCTGGCTCACGCGTTACGTGCTGCCCGCGGCGATCCTGTGCGGATTCCTGGCGCTGTTCGCGTGGGCCGCCCGCGACACGTTCCTGCCCGCCCAGCCGGTCACCATCACGCCGGTAGTGGTGAGCCGCGCCGAGGTGACCCAGGAGGGCGCGCCGCTGTTCCAGGCGGCCGGGTGGGTCGAGCCCCGCCCCACGCCCGTCGTGGCCGCGGCCCTGGCGCCCGGCGTCATCGACCAGATGCTGGTCGTCGAGGGTGACCAGGTGGAGCGCGGGCAGCCGGTCGCCAAGCTCATCGACGTCGACACTCGGCTCGAGCTGGCCAACGCCCGCTCGCAGCACAACCTGCAGCTCGCCGAGCTGGACCGCGCCCGCGCGAAGCTCACCGCCGCCGAGACCAACCTGGCCCAGCCGGTCGCCCTGCAGGCGAAGCTGGCCGAGTCGGACGCGCAGCTCGCCGAGACCGCGCGCGAGCTGAACAACCTGCCCTATGCGATTCAGGCGGCGCGCACCCAGCTCGAGCTGGCGGAGGTGAACGTCCGCCGCAAGGAGCAGGCCGGCGACGCCATCAGCGGCCGCCTGCTGCGAGAGGCCCGCGCCCAGCTCGAGACCGCCGCGAACGCGGTCAAGGAACTTGCCTCGCGTGAGCCCACGCTCCGCGTGCAGCGGGAGTCGCTCCAGCGCAAGCGGGACGCGGTCGCGTCGCAGCTCGAGCTGCTGACTGAGGAGCGGCGGGCCGTGGCCGAGGCCCAGGCGAGCGTCGCGGCGGCCGAGTCACGGGTCGAGCAAACCCGGCTTGCCGTGGAGGCCGCCGAGCTGCGGCTCGAGCGGATGGTCATCCGCTCGCCGATCGACGGCTGCGTGCTGAGCGTCAACGCCCACCCGGGCGAGTGGCTGTCGGATATCCGGTCGTCGTCGACCCACGGCGCCAGCGCGGTGGTGAGCCTGTACGACCCCAAGAGCCTGCAGGTGCGGGTGGACGTCCGGCTGGAGGACGTGCCGCAGGTGCAGATCGGGCAGCCGACCGAGATCGCCACCGCCGCGCTCGCCAAGCCGATCGCCGGCCGGGTGATCTCCGTGACGCCGCAGGCGGACATCCAGAAGAACACGCTGCAAGTGAAAGTCGCCGTGGCCGACCCGCCGGCGGTGATCAAGCCCGAGATGCTCGCCAAGGTGACGTTCCTGGCGCCGCCTACGCCAACCCAGGAGGACGAGGACGCGTCGCCGCCGCTGCGGCTGTTCGTGCCGCAGTCGCTGGTGTCGGCGGCCGACGGCGCATCCGCCGTGTGGGTGGTCGACCTGACCGAGGGCGTCGCCCGCCGTCGCCCGGTGCAGGTCGGACGCGGCGCCGCCGAGGACGGGCTGCTCGAAATCACCAGCGGCCTCTCCCCCACCGACAAGCTGATTGTCGGCGGCCGCGAGACGCTGACCGACGGCGCGCGGGTGCGGGTCGCGGGCGAGGACAACGGCGGCGCCACGACCAACCAGACCAGCTAG